The following DNA comes from Archangium lipolyticum.
CACCGGCAAGAACCGTGTCGAGCTCTCCCCCGGAGCCGTGCCGGCGATCAGCGCGCTCGTCGACGCGGGCGCGGAGCTCAAGGCCGCTCCCGCGTGGCGGTTGCTGACGGAGCGGCTGGCCACCTCGCTCTCGTTGAAGCCCAAGCCGCCCAAGGGGCTCGCGGCGACGCTCCGGGACTATCAGGTGGAAGGGCACGCGTGGCTCAGCCGCGTGGCCGCCTGGGGCGCGGGGGCGTGCCTCGCCGACGACATGGGCCTCGGCAAGACGGTGCAGGCCATCGCCATCCTGCTCGACCGGGCGCGGCTCGGCCCCGCGCTCGTGCTCGCGCCGACGTCGGTCGCCTACAACTGGGTGCAGGAGCTCGAGCGCTTCGCGCCGGGGCTCCGGCCGGTGCTCTATGCGAACCAGGCCGATCGGACGAAGTGCCTCACGGGGCTCACGAACAACGACGTGCTGATCGTCAGCTACGGGCTGCTCGTGCGCGATGCGGCGAGCCTCGCCGCGGTCTCGTTCTCCACGCTCGTCGTCGACGAGGCGCAGGCGCTCAAGAACCCGAACACACGGCGCGCACGCGCGGCGAGGCAGCTCCAGGCGGGGTTCCGGATCGCCCTCTCGGGCACGCCGCTGGAGAACCACCTGGGCGAGCTGTGGAGTCTGTACACCATCGTGTTTCCGGGCCTGCTCGGGAGCTGGGAGCAGTTCCGCGAGCGCTTCGCCGGGCCCATCGAGCGCGGGAAGGATCCGGATGCGAGAGCCGCGCTCGCCCGGGTGCTGCGCCCCTTCCTGCTGCGGCGCACGAAGCAGGAGGTGGCGCGCGAGCTTCCCTCGCGAACGGAGATCCAGGTTCCGGTCGCGCTCTCGGAGGAGGAGTGGACGCTGTACGAGGACGCGCGGCTGGCGGCGGTCGCCGAGGTGAGCGCCGAGGGCAAGGGGCTGCGCAACGAGCAGCAGCGCTTCCAGGTGCTGGCGGCGCTGACCCGGCTGCGGCTGCTGGCGTCCCACCCGCGGCTCTATGACTCACAGTCCAGCGTGTCCTCGTCCAAGATGAGGCGCCTGCTGGAGCTGCTCGAGGAGCTGCGCAGCGAGGGGCACCGGGCGCTCGTCTTCAGCCAGTTCACCTCGCACCTGGAGCTGGTCCGCGAGGAGCTGGAGCGCGCGGGCTTCAAGTACCTGTACCTCGATGGCGCGACGGCGGCGGGCGTACGGGCCAGACGGATTCAAGCCTTCCAGGACGGAGAGGGCGAGGTGTTCCTCATCTCGCTCAAGGCGGGAGGCACCGGCATCAATCTCACCGCCGCCGACTACGTCATTCATCTGGACCCGTGGTGGAACCCGGCGGTCGAGGACCAGGCCACGGACAGGGCGCACCGCATCGGCCAGACGAAGCCGGTGACGGTGTACCGGCTCATCGCCCGGGGGACCATCGAGGAGCAGATCCTCTCGCTGCACTCGGACAAGCGCGCGCTCGTGGCGGGGGTGCTCGAGGGCACGGATGTGGCGGCCCGGCTCACGACGAAGGATCTGCTCGCCCTGCTCGCGGGGGGCGAATCTCCGCGCGATGCGGGCGATGATGGGGAAGACGCGCCGGCCCGCACGGTGCACTGACATCCCCCCAACCCGGACGAGTCCCGTCAGGTGCGGTGCGCCGGCCGGGGACGAATGGGCAGCTCGAACGAGTCCCGATGGCGGTCGGTGTTGGCCTTGGCTTTGGACGCACTCCCCGGACTGGACGTAACGCTGTTGCCACCGGGACTTTTTGGCGCCTTTGGCTTCCCTGTCTTATCGGGCTTCTTTGTCTTGCCTGGTCCCTCTGGGCTCTTGGGAGGCCTGGGACGAGGGGGATTGGGAGGGGGTAAGCGCATTGTCGTCTCCTTATTGGCGCACATCGTGTGCGCATGGTGATACGGCGAGAGGGAACACGAGAAAGGCTGACAACTGCTCTATTTATCGGCCCCACGAATAAAGTGTTGCATGTCCCGGTTGATTTCATTCCGAGGCAGGAATGGTGCGCCACCTCGCCGCCTGAGCCATCTCCCGTCAAGCAAGCACTCAGCAGCAATGGAGCCGCAGTCCGCGCTCCCCTCCCCTTGGACTCTCCGGTTCGATATGGCGGGGGTCCACCACGGACACGCCCACGCCCCGGCTCGCTAAAACTGCCGGTGGAAGTGGAACTTCGAGAAGGCCGCCACGCGACTGAACCGTTCCACGCGCAGGTCCCCGTCCAGCGGCGCGTCGATGAACTCGATACGGAAGCAGGGCGAGGGGTGCCAGCAGGCTTCAAAAATCCAGGCAAGCTCATCTCCACTCCGTGCGTGAGGCAGCCAGGCAAGGGCTGCCCGGGCATTCGGGGGTAAAAGAGGGAATGACCCGGCCGGCGTCCCAAAAAATCTTCTGGTCGCTCGCGTGACCACCGCCCCCAGCCTCTGACACACAGAAGAACAAGAACTCCTCATGGAGTCTCACCCCATGAAAACGTGCCCCCAAGAAACGACGCTGAGTGACTTCCTGGCGGGGTTGCTCGCCGAGGAGCGCAGAGGTGAAGTCCTGGCACACGTGGAACACTGTGCGGACTGCCAGTGGGTGCTGGCGGCAGGTGATGGCGCTCAGGCGCCGTCCAGCCCCTCCCCGCCGCTGGCCCCCGGCGCCACCGTCTCCCGCTACGTGGTGCGCGAGCGCCTCGGCTCCGGCGCCATGGGTGTGGTGTACCCGGCGGATGACCCGGAGCTGGGCCGCCGCGTCGCCCTCAAGGTGCTGCGCCCCGAGGGGCACCAACGGCAGGAGTTGCAGCAACGGCTTCTACGTGAAGCCCAGTCCCTGGCCCGCCTCTCCCACTCCAACGTCGTCACCCTCTATGACGTGGGCACCTATGGCGACGGCATCTTAGCGCGAAGCCGCCGCCCTCGTCGCTCGGGCAGTGAGGAGCGCGGGCCCCTCGCGCCCGGCAATCGGGTCCGCTCCTCCTGCCCCACCCTGCGAGCCTCGGCCGTGCATTCTGATTCGCGGGCGCTCGCCGGCTTTGCTTGCAGACGTCTACAAGCGCGGCCCGTTTCAACCGTTGGCTCACCGGTCGCGCGCCGCGCTCACTCGAGGATGCGCTTCGACGCACGACTCTGTAGACGGGTTGGACGGGGAAGGGGCTCGGGACCGCCATGACTACTGCCAAAGCCGCCGTCCAGGGCCTCATCGGCCGCATTCTCTTCCGAGACGCAACAGTTGAAGCACCCTACGCCATGTGACTCCCGTTACATCCCGAGCTGGCGCATCAGTCGCGCGGGGACCGGGTAGATGGACTCTCGCGGGAGGAGCCGCGTGGCCTGTTCGGCCCGCCCGGCATCGAGGAGCTTGCGAATCTTCCTCACCCGCTCCGTGAGATCCTCGATGGACAGGATCCATTCCTCGACGTAGCGGCCGATGACCGTCCGCCCCAGCCCCACCTGGATGCTGTCATGGAGGAGCGACTGTCCTCGCAGCGAGCGCTCGGGATCCCACTGGATGTGGACCGGAGCGCTCGCGAAGTCCTGCTCCCACTTCTGGGGGGTACCGTGGGCGTCTGGCTCGAAGGCCGTCAACACCCCGAGCTCCAGCGCGGCCTCCCACCCCTCCCGCCGGATGCGCACGGCGAGGATCCGCTCCTGTCCGGACTTGAGCCCCCAGTTGCTGCGCTCCATCAGCCACAAGAAGCTGGGTTTGATCCACGTCATCCGGTTCAGCGAGAACGGGGGGCCGAACCGCTGCCGCTCGAGCGCCACATCGGCGATGGCGTCCGGATAGGCCTGGTACACGACGATGGACGTCCGATCATGGTCGGCACGGATCTCTCGGCGGCGGGTCATCCGGACAGGTTAGCCGCCCACCATGGCTCCCCGATAGGACGGCGGGCCGGGACGTCAGGGCTCTTGCGCACGGGAGAAGGCGAGCGGCTCGTCGCTGAGCGGGACGAGCCACGGAGCGGCCCTCCAGGTCCAGGCCTGAGCGGTTTCCCCACCCGCGGCAGCGAGAGGGCCGCCTGAATCAGCAAGCAGCGCACCCGGCTGTTTCCCGTCTTGGTAATGGGGCCTCTGTGTTGTTTCTCCCCCGAGCTTCTCTCACTCGGCACCAGCCCCAGGTACGCCTCCAACTGGTGCGGCCCGCTGAAACGCTTGGGGTCATCCACCACGGAGGCGAAGGCGCACGCCGTCACCGGGCCCACATGCGGCACCGTGCACAACCGCGCGAGCTGCTCGTCCCGGCGGGCCACTCGCTCGAGCATCCCGTCCAGGAAGGCAATCTGCTCGTTGAGGTGCAGCAGGAGGCTCAACAGCGGGGCCACCTCCGCCTTCAGCCTGAAGGTGCGCGCGTCCCGCTTGTCCGTCTTCACCCGGCGGCTGCGCGTGGCGTACATAGGCGCGAAGTTGGGGTCAGCTACCACCACCTCGTGCCCCCAGCCCTCCAGGCACCGTGCCACCCACTCGCTCTCGGTGGAGGCCTCCAGCAGTACCCGAGCCTTCGGGCGCTTGCTCAGTAGCTCCCCCAACCGCTCCCGTTGCGTGCGCACCCGCTGCTCCAGCACCACCTCGCCACCCTCGCCCAGGATGCACACCTGGCTGTCCCGCTTGTGTACGTCGATGCCGATGTTCTCCATCGCCCACTCCCCCCACTTCGGCGGTCACTTCCGTGCCGCCGCAAGTCAGGGCTCGGTGGGCCTCCACGCACGTGGCCAGCCAGCCGCTTCATCACCGCTATACGCGACATGGCGCTCGAGCTTCATGGTGCCGCGGGGAAGGATGGCTCATTGGCCGCCCTCACGGGGTGGGAATGCGCCGCCCCGGACGCTCAGCCCTTGAGTTGTCCCGGCTTGAGTTCGGCCGCCTTGAGGTTCAGATAATCCAGCGGGATTCGCTGGATGTGATCCCGTGGCGCGTATACGCGCTCGCCATTCTCGCCATTCTCGCCATTCTTGTCCTTTGGGTTGAGCTTATCGCGGTACTTGTACGAGCCACTCTCGTACGTCACCCAGAGCTGGCCATCAATGATGTTCACGCCCTGGGCGTAGGGATCAATCAACCCACTGCTGATATCCACCTGGCGCGTGAAGTCCGTCTTGAACGTGTCCGCGTCGAACGGCTGGTAGATCAGCTTCTTCTCCCCCGTGGTGAACAGCAGGCCGCCGTCGACCACCGTCATGCCCTGTGCGCGGTGCGGCGCACGGATGGGACCCTCCTTCAAGTTCTTGTCGAGTAAGCCAGTCGCCTCGT
Coding sequences within:
- a CDS encoding transposase; translation: MENIGIDVHKRDSQVCILGEGGEVVLEQRVRTQRERLGELLSKRPKARVLLEASTESEWVARCLEGWGHEVVVADPNFAPMYATRSRRVKTDKRDARTFRLKAEVAPLLSLLLHLNEQIAFLDGMLERVARRDEQLARLCTVPHVGPVTACAFASVVDDPKRFSGPHQLEAYLGLVPSERSSGEKQHRGPITKTGNSRVRCLLIQAALSLPRVGKPLRPGPGGPLRGSSRSATSRSPSPVRKSPDVPARRPIGEPWWAANLSG
- a CDS encoding DUF4291 domain-containing protein, coding for MTRRREIRADHDRTSIVVYQAYPDAIADVALERQRFGPPFSLNRMTWIKPSFLWLMERSNWGLKSGQERILAVRIRREGWEAALELGVLTAFEPDAHGTPQKWEQDFASAPVHIQWDPERSLRGQSLLHDSIQVGLGRTVIGRYVEEWILSIEDLTERVRKIRKLLDAGRAEQATRLLPRESIYPVPARLMRQLGM